A genome region from Tolypothrix sp. PCC 7712 includes the following:
- a CDS encoding PD-(D/E)XK nuclease family protein, with the protein MLSTPTQLLRISQGQLNLLERCPRQFQHTYLDNLNSPSDPEHEERQTLGSRFHLLMQQREMGLPINSILQADSQLQNWMSAFAETAPEILTPAADSQTFRESEHYRTLQVQNYLLTVVYDLLIADQEKAQILDWKTYPKPLHKRKLEQNWQTRLYLYVLAETSEYLPENISMTYWFVQSEGKPQNIKFNYGSAQHQRTAKDLNELLNDLTYWLERYQQKEQFPSLPPGNKACGYCQFSTRCDIYDGLRLRIQSSEEESNSNSLPDIASIEEVAL; encoded by the coding sequence ATGCTGTCAACTCCTACTCAACTATTACGCATTTCCCAAGGACAACTGAATTTACTAGAACGTTGTCCCCGTCAGTTTCAACATACTTATCTCGACAATCTCAATTCTCCCTCAGATCCAGAACATGAAGAACGGCAAACTTTAGGTAGTCGATTTCACTTGCTGATGCAGCAACGAGAAATGGGTTTGCCAATTAATAGTATTTTGCAAGCCGATAGCCAATTACAAAATTGGATGTCAGCTTTTGCGGAAACTGCACCAGAAATTCTGACACCTGCGGCCGATAGTCAAACTTTTCGTGAAAGCGAACACTATCGTACTCTGCAAGTACAAAATTATTTGCTGACTGTTGTTTATGATTTATTAATTGCCGATCAAGAAAAAGCGCAGATTCTCGACTGGAAAACTTATCCTAAACCATTACATAAACGAAAATTAGAGCAGAACTGGCAAACGCGTCTTTATTTGTATGTTTTGGCAGAAACTAGCGAATATTTGCCAGAAAATATCTCTATGACTTATTGGTTTGTTCAATCTGAAGGTAAACCACAAAATATTAAATTTAATTACGGTAGCGCCCAGCACCAGCGAACTGCAAAAGACCTTAATGAACTGTTAAACGATTTAACTTATTGGTTAGAACGTTATCAACAGAAAGAACAATTTCCCTCACTACCACCAGGAAACAAAGCCTGCGGTTATTGTCAATTTAGCACTCGCTGCGATATCTACGACGGGCTACGCCTACGCATCCAGTCTAGCGAAGAAGAAAGCAATAGCAATTCCTTGCCAGATATCGCCAGTATAGAAGAAGTAGCGTTGTGA
- a CDS encoding putative bifunctional diguanylate cyclase/phosphodiesterase: MKLNYKLYLYLSLSNFKLLKKSYPAKIMFVAFVGTHIPLLTLLLSFLISNSYSWEMAVRVLIIALLATLTGTAATLYAIHNLLAPVMLTSTALQDYLNNRKLPELPTEYVDEAGTLMADVSQTLNKLDELIHYITNYDELTGLPNQNLFSDRLSGAVAKKYFLPDNAKEVGIQLHLGDRSNLTYSSSPQQQKLLAIFLLGIDDFLNISHALTHHTLNLLLRAVAQRLSTCVSQTDIIAHLSKDEFAIARVEIPSFESVIKLSQLLLNTLAKPFLVEGNSIHITASIGITINDLNESNGVEELLQQAHIALSQAQTQGRSQYLFYSPEINARLQERLTLESELYGALERDEMKVYYQPLINLHTQQVTAVEALVRWQHPTLGLVSPAKFIPIVEANGLITAIGEWVLRTACAQCRAWQLAGLPAIRVSVNLSARQFEQPNLVEIVSQILEETGLPPSYLELEVTESFLMANIQQSVKILNQLRELGIWIALDDFGTGYCSLNYLTRFPVNMLKIDRSFVQDITSNPDSAAVTDAIIALANSLQLKITAEGVETEEQMNYLKRRGCEEGQGFYFSRPVPADIAIRMLENSYELSR; this comes from the coding sequence ATGAAACTCAACTACAAACTTTACCTGTACTTATCTTTATCTAATTTTAAATTGCTGAAGAAAAGTTACCCTGCCAAAATCATGTTTGTGGCATTTGTGGGTACTCACATACCACTTTTGACATTACTGTTGAGTTTTCTCATTTCCAACTCCTATTCTTGGGAGATGGCGGTGCGAGTTTTAATTATTGCTCTGTTGGCGACGTTAACAGGTACAGCAGCAACTCTCTATGCCATACATAATCTCCTTGCACCAGTCATGTTGACATCGACTGCATTGCAAGACTATCTAAATAATCGAAAATTACCTGAACTACCCACAGAGTATGTTGATGAAGCTGGGACACTCATGGCGGATGTTTCACAGACTCTTAATAAATTAGATGAGTTGATTCATTACATTACTAATTATGACGAATTAACAGGACTACCTAATCAAAATTTATTTAGCGATCGCCTATCGGGTGCTGTGGCGAAAAAGTACTTTCTTCCAGATAACGCCAAAGAAGTTGGAATACAACTTCATCTTGGCGATCGCTCTAATTTAACTTACTCCTCATCTCCACAACAACAAAAGTTATTAGCTATATTTTTATTAGGTATTGATGATTTTCTGAACATTAGTCACGCATTAACGCATCACACATTAAATTTGTTACTGAGAGCAGTTGCTCAACGTTTAAGCACTTGTGTTTCACAAACAGATATTATTGCCCATTTGAGTAAAGATGAATTTGCAATTGCCCGAGTAGAAATTCCTTCTTTTGAAAGCGTGATTAAGCTATCACAATTGCTGCTGAATACTCTGGCAAAGCCCTTTTTAGTAGAGGGCAACTCAATTCATATTACTGCTAGTATTGGTATCACAATTAATGACTTAAATGAAAGTAATGGCGTAGAGGAACTCTTGCAACAGGCGCACATTGCACTCTCCCAGGCTCAAACACAAGGGCGTAGCCAATATTTATTTTATTCACCAGAAATTAATGCTCGCTTACAGGAACGACTAACTTTAGAAAGCGAATTATATGGGGCGCTGGAACGCGATGAAATGAAGGTTTATTACCAACCTTTAATTAATTTGCATACCCAACAAGTAACAGCAGTTGAAGCGCTAGTTCGCTGGCAACATCCTACTTTGGGTTTAGTTTCGCCAGCAAAGTTTATTCCGATTGTCGAAGCCAATGGTTTAATCACCGCAATCGGTGAATGGGTTTTGCGGACAGCCTGTGCTCAATGTCGTGCTTGGCAACTGGCTGGGCTACCTGCGATTCGGGTATCAGTGAATCTGTCAGCTAGGCAATTTGAACAACCCAATTTAGTAGAGATTGTTAGCCAAATCCTTGAGGAAACCGGACTACCGCCATCTTACCTAGAATTAGAAGTCACTGAAAGCTTTTTGATGGCTAATATTCAGCAATCGGTGAAAATCTTGAACCAATTACGAGAATTAGGTATTTGGATAGCTCTAGATGATTTTGGCACTGGTTATTGCTCGTTGAATTACTTAACGCGCTTTCCCGTCAATATGCTGAAAATTGATCGCTCATTTGTACAAGATATAACGTCCAATCCTGATAGTGCGGCTGTTACCGATGCCATTATTGCTTTAGCCAATAGTCTGCAATTGAAGATTACAGCCGAGGGCGTAGAAACCGAAGAACAAATGAACTACTTAAAAAGACGGGGATGTGAAGAAGGGCAGGGATTTTACTTCAGTCGCCCTGTTCCGGCTGATATAGCTATTAGGATGTTGGAGAACAGTTATGAACTAAGCAGATAA
- the def gene encoding peptide deformylase — MPSEIAVEKKKLKNPPLQLHYLGDRVLRQPAKRIAKVDDELRQLIRDMLQTMYSKDGIGLAAPQVGIHKQLIVIDLEPDNPANPPLVLINPTIKQVSKEICVAQEGCLSIPNVYMDVKRPEVVEIAYKDENGRPKTLKATDLLARCIQHEMDHLNGVVFVDRVDNSLTLAQELSKNGFSYQAVKPVA; from the coding sequence ATGCCCTCCGAAATTGCTGTAGAGAAAAAAAAGTTAAAAAATCCGCCCTTGCAACTTCACTATTTAGGCGATCGCGTTCTTCGTCAACCAGCAAAGCGCATTGCCAAAGTAGATGATGAACTGCGCCAACTCATCCGGGATATGCTGCAAACTATGTACAGCAAAGATGGCATTGGTTTGGCTGCACCCCAAGTTGGTATTCATAAACAACTAATTGTCATCGATTTAGAGCCAGATAATCCTGCTAATCCGCCATTAGTATTGATTAACCCCACCATTAAACAAGTAAGCAAAGAAATCTGCGTTGCTCAAGAAGGCTGTTTGAGCATTCCTAACGTGTATATGGATGTCAAGCGTCCAGAAGTGGTGGAAATTGCTTATAAAGATGAAAATGGTCGTCCTAAGACATTAAAAGCTACTGACTTACTCGCACGCTGCATTCAGCACGAAATGGATCACCTCAATGGCGTGGTGTTCGTAGATCGTGTAGATAATTCCTTGACTTTGGCCCAGGAACTATCTAAAAATGGCTTCTCGTATCAGGCGGTGAAACCAGTAGCATAG
- a CDS encoding cell division protein FtsX: MWKFLTKLDYLLKETFLGWLRGGWMNWAAVSTVTVLLFLFGMSLQTSWQVEKLLYQFGSQMEVSVYLDSGISAVNLEPLVKHIPEVVGTQVITKEEAWTKLVKELRISDIEGANQQLAENPLVDEIKVKARNSEVVPNLATKLAKLPGVSTVQYVDEVLKRIAQLHQGLNWITVTITIILTLTAIAVTSITICLIVMARRQEIEIMQLVGATTAWIYLPFILQGIAFGVFGGAIAWSLITVIQQLISNLLANQPEFIQFISNGLQLTPVQILLLPLILVSFGAAVGLIGSLFAVRRFARG, translated from the coding sequence GTGTGGAAATTTTTAACTAAACTCGACTACCTCCTCAAAGAAACCTTCCTCGGCTGGCTGCGTGGAGGTTGGATGAATTGGGCAGCAGTCAGTACTGTAACAGTATTACTATTTTTATTTGGCATGAGTCTGCAAACTTCCTGGCAAGTAGAAAAATTACTTTACCAGTTTGGTAGTCAAATGGAGGTTTCAGTTTATCTAGATTCGGGGATATCAGCCGTCAACCTAGAACCACTGGTGAAACATATACCAGAAGTGGTGGGGACACAAGTAATTACTAAAGAAGAAGCTTGGACTAAGTTAGTTAAAGAACTAAGAATTTCTGATATTGAAGGCGCAAACCAGCAGCTAGCAGAAAATCCCCTAGTTGATGAAATTAAAGTCAAAGCACGTAACTCCGAAGTTGTGCCGAATTTAGCAACTAAGTTAGCTAAATTACCAGGAGTAAGTACAGTGCAGTATGTCGATGAAGTCCTTAAACGTATCGCCCAGTTACATCAAGGTTTAAACTGGATTACCGTAACCATTACCATCATCCTCACCTTAACTGCGATCGCAGTCACCAGCATTACCATTTGCCTGATTGTCATGGCGCGCCGACAAGAAATTGAAATCATGCAGTTAGTCGGTGCAACTACAGCTTGGATTTACCTGCCGTTTATTTTACAGGGTATAGCCTTTGGCGTATTTGGAGGTGCGATCGCTTGGAGTTTGATTACTGTTATTCAACAATTAATTAGCAACCTGCTAGCTAACCAACCTGAATTTATTCAATTTATTAGCAACGGCTTGCAACTTACTCCAGTGCAAATCTTATTATTACCCCTAATTCTTGTAAGTTTTGGTGCAGCTGTAGGATTAATAGGTAGTTTATTTGCTGTACGGCGTTTTGCTAGAGGTTAG
- a CDS encoding DUF3598 family protein, whose amino-acid sequence MTSKWERLLLNLGEWHGSFTSFSAQGELLQDIKSVVSLEGLNNNQTIRQIVSLQGQEDLVLEYSSLSKSILLFENGAFSQGSIQFGPFSEFGAELGLIYENRRLRLVQLFDKNSQLNKLTLIPEHLAGTEPIASQNLQIEDLLGEWRGEATTIYTDFRPANTVSTTLKLQLDDAGKLIQTLSFGQYTITSSATIQGSIIHFDQDPQKQMQVLLLPHGASATSPLKINSRQSFILEVGWLIKPNLRQRLIRSYSDKGEWVSLTLITEERA is encoded by the coding sequence ATGACATCTAAATGGGAAAGATTACTGCTAAACCTTGGTGAATGGCATGGTTCATTTACCAGTTTCTCTGCCCAAGGTGAACTGCTGCAAGATATAAAAAGTGTTGTTTCACTAGAAGGGTTAAATAATAACCAGACAATTCGCCAAATTGTGAGCCTTCAAGGACAAGAAGATTTAGTTCTCGAATATAGTTCTTTGTCTAAAAGTATTTTATTGTTTGAAAATGGAGCATTTTCCCAAGGTTCAATTCAATTTGGGCCTTTTAGTGAATTTGGTGCAGAATTGGGTTTGATTTATGAAAATCGTCGATTGCGGCTAGTTCAATTATTTGATAAAAATAGCCAACTAAATAAACTCACATTGATACCAGAACATTTAGCTGGTACTGAACCTATAGCAAGCCAGAATCTACAAATCGAGGACTTGTTAGGAGAATGGCGCGGTGAAGCAACAACAATATATACAGATTTTCGCCCTGCTAATACTGTCTCTACAACTCTAAAATTACAACTTGATGATGCTGGAAAGTTAATCCAAACTCTTTCTTTTGGACAATATACAATTACTTCCAGCGCTACGATTCAAGGCTCAATTATCCACTTTGATCAAGATCCACAAAAGCAGATGCAAGTATTACTCCTACCTCACGGTGCTTCTGCAACTTCGCCACTCAAGATAAATTCACGCCAAAGTTTTATTCTAGAAGTGGGTTGGTTAATTAAGCCAAATCTCCGCCAACGCTTGATTCGCAGCTACAGCGATAAAGGCGAATGGGTGAGCCTCACCTTAATTACTGAAGAAAGAGCCTAA
- a CDS encoding GNAT family N-acetyltransferase, producing the protein MEIITKRFLLRDFITEDEPAFFVYHTDPRYAEFCSPEEVAPNYTRELLYLFRQWANEHPRINYQLAIVERFKSQELIGCCGLRRENYSSEQAELGIELAPKFWGRYAYAIEVAKAMIDFGFQNLGLKEIRGITVSANLRITRLALRYGFVIIGTITSPDWMRERGWSQTEWLLTRESWESGAEF; encoded by the coding sequence ATGGAAATTATCACTAAAAGATTTCTGCTGCGAGACTTTATTACAGAAGATGAGCCTGCATTTTTCGTCTATCATACCGATCCAAGGTATGCTGAATTTTGTTCGCCGGAAGAAGTAGCACCCAATTACACACGTGAGCTTTTGTACCTGTTTCGTCAGTGGGCAAATGAACATCCGCGTATCAATTATCAGCTTGCCATTGTTGAACGTTTTAAATCTCAAGAATTAATCGGTTGTTGTGGACTGCGCCGAGAAAATTACAGTTCTGAACAGGCGGAATTAGGGATAGAATTAGCACCTAAATTCTGGGGGCGTTACGCATACGCAATTGAAGTGGCGAAAGCGATGATTGATTTTGGATTCCAGAATCTAGGTTTAAAAGAGATTCGAGGTATTACTGTCAGTGCAAATTTGCGGATTACGCGTTTAGCACTCCGATATGGATTTGTAATAATCGGCACAATTACTAGCCCAGATTGGATGCGTGAACGCGGCTGGAGTCAAACTGAATGGTTGTTGACAAGAGAATCTTGGGAAAGTGGAGCAGAATTTTAA
- the aat gene encoding leucyl/phenylalanyl-tRNA--protein transferase, translating into MEYDIAAIIQGYAQGYFLMADDSQGLGWYGSRDRTLIPLDERFRYPKSLRRVLNQERFTVAINRDFKAVVAGCANRETTWISPELEKIYWLLYQNGYAFSFETWQGDELAGGILGIAIAGAFIGESMFYRIPEGSKVAMVKLVERLRQKQFVLFDAQMMNPHLERFGAYRINDEQYQALLHKALQSPCYLI; encoded by the coding sequence ATGGAATATGATATCGCTGCTATTATTCAGGGTTATGCTCAAGGCTATTTTCTCATGGCTGACGATAGCCAGGGCTTGGGCTGGTATGGTAGTCGCGATCGCACATTAATTCCCTTAGATGAAAGATTTCGCTATCCTAAATCTTTACGGCGTGTTTTGAATCAAGAACGGTTTACAGTGGCAATTAACCGTGATTTTAAAGCGGTGGTAGCTGGTTGCGCTAACCGTGAGACAACTTGGATTTCGCCGGAGTTAGAAAAGATTTATTGGTTACTGTATCAGAATGGTTACGCTTTTAGTTTTGAAACTTGGCAAGGTGACGAACTTGCAGGGGGAATTTTAGGAATTGCGATCGCAGGTGCTTTTATTGGCGAATCCATGTTTTATCGCATTCCCGAAGGCTCAAAGGTAGCTATGGTGAAATTGGTAGAGAGATTACGCCAGAAGCAATTTGTGCTATTTGACGCACAAATGATGAATCCTCATTTAGAAAGATTTGGCGCTTATCGCATTAATGATGAACAATATCAAGCTTTACTACACAAAGCGTTGCAATCTCCGTGTTATTTGATATAA
- the rpsN gene encoding 30S ribosomal protein S14 — translation MAKKSMIEREKKRAKLVEKYGEKREALLSDFQNAESPLEKLEIHRKIQQLPRNSAPSRRRNRCWVTGRPRGVYRDFGLSRNVLREWAHEGLLPGVVKSSW, via the coding sequence ATGGCAAAGAAGAGCATGATTGAGCGCGAGAAAAAGCGCGCTAAGTTAGTAGAAAAGTATGGTGAAAAGCGTGAAGCGTTGTTAAGCGACTTTCAAAACGCTGAATCTCCGCTAGAAAAGTTAGAAATTCACCGAAAAATTCAACAATTACCCCGCAACAGCGCACCTAGCCGTCGTCGCAATCGTTGCTGGGTAACAGGTCGTCCCAGAGGTGTTTATCGTGACTTCGGTCTGTCTCGGAACGTCCTGAGGGAATGGGCGCACGAAGGACTTTTACCTGGCGTGGTTAAGTCTAGCTGGTAG
- the nth gene encoding endonuclease III, whose amino-acid sequence MGTKTVPVTITRKALSKKQRALEILNRLKYLYPDATCSLNYSTPVQLLVATILSAQCTDERVNKVTPALFARFPDAASLANTDLAELEDLVRSTGFYRNKAKNIQAACRMIVSEFNSVVPNQMEQLLKLPGVARKTANVVLAHAYGINAGVTVDTHVKRLSNHLGLTKHTDPVRIEQDLMKLLPQPDWENWSIRLIYHGRAICKARSPVCIACELADLCPDANKPAALG is encoded by the coding sequence GTGGGTACAAAAACTGTTCCAGTGACCATTACCCGTAAAGCCTTATCTAAGAAGCAACGGGCGCTAGAAATTTTAAATCGCCTGAAGTATCTTTACCCAGATGCAACTTGCTCTTTGAACTACTCAACACCTGTACAACTTTTAGTAGCAACCATTCTCTCCGCACAGTGTACAGATGAGCGGGTAAATAAAGTCACACCAGCTTTATTTGCTCGCTTTCCCGATGCTGCGAGTTTAGCTAATACTGACTTAGCAGAGTTAGAAGATTTGGTACGTTCTACAGGGTTTTATCGCAATAAAGCTAAGAATATTCAAGCTGCCTGTAGAATGATTGTCTCTGAGTTTAACTCTGTAGTTCCTAACCAAATGGAACAGCTGTTAAAGCTTCCTGGTGTAGCGCGGAAAACGGCTAATGTAGTTTTGGCTCATGCTTATGGTATTAATGCCGGGGTAACGGTCGATACTCACGTGAAGCGACTGAGTAATCATCTGGGTTTGACAAAACATACAGATCCAGTCCGTATTGAGCAAGATTTAATGAAATTATTGCCTCAACCAGATTGGGAGAATTGGTCAATTCGGCTAATTTATCACGGACGCGCTATCTGTAAAGCCCGTTCCCCTGTGTGTATAGCTTGTGAATTAGCAGATTTATGCCCAGACGCAAATAAGCCAGCGGCCTTAGGTTAA
- the rseP gene encoding RIP metalloprotease RseP, whose amino-acid sequence MSVLAAIAVLAVLILVHELGHFIAARSQGIHVNRFSLGFGPVLWKYQGSETEYAIRAFPLGGFVGFPDDDPDSDIPPNDPNLLRNRPIFDRAIVISAGVIANLIFAYLLLVGQVSVVGVGQASQPGVLIQQLAPEVSSVAANAGIKPGDVIVAANQRQFGTSLQEIDAFRELIKTSAGKPVQLEIARGDEKVTVNVTPDAKPSGGTIGIGLSPNGKVERRRVANPIEALSVGATEFQRIVVMTFKGFGQLITNFGETAGQVAGPIKIVEIGANIAQNDTGSLFFFAALISINLAIINILPLPALDGGQLAFLLIEGVRGKPLPSRIQESVMQTGLVLLLGLGIFLIVKETTQLTIQLEWVQKLFQ is encoded by the coding sequence ATGTCAGTTTTAGCAGCGATCGCAGTTTTGGCTGTTTTGATCTTGGTACACGAACTAGGACATTTCATTGCAGCACGTTCTCAGGGCATTCATGTTAATCGGTTTTCGTTAGGTTTTGGCCCGGTTCTTTGGAAATACCAAGGTTCAGAAACCGAATATGCTATCCGCGCTTTTCCTTTAGGTGGCTTTGTCGGCTTTCCCGATGACGATCCAGATAGCGATATTCCCCCCAATGACCCAAATCTGCTGCGTAACCGTCCTATCTTTGATCGGGCGATCGTGATTAGTGCAGGTGTCATCGCCAATTTAATATTTGCCTATTTACTTTTAGTAGGACAGGTGAGTGTTGTTGGTGTGGGACAAGCTAGCCAACCTGGTGTATTAATTCAACAGCTAGCACCAGAAGTTAGTTCTGTAGCAGCGAACGCGGGAATTAAACCAGGAGATGTGATCGTAGCGGCTAATCAAAGGCAATTTGGTACTTCTTTACAAGAAATAGACGCTTTTAGAGAATTAATTAAAACTAGTGCAGGTAAGCCAGTGCAATTAGAAATTGCCCGTGGCGATGAAAAGGTGACTGTCAATGTCACTCCAGATGCTAAACCTAGCGGCGGGACAATTGGCATTGGGCTTTCTCCCAATGGTAAGGTTGAGCGTCGTCGTGTTGCGAATCCCATCGAAGCGTTGAGTGTTGGTGCTACTGAATTTCAACGCATTGTGGTGATGACATTCAAAGGTTTTGGACAACTAATTACTAACTTTGGGGAAACTGCTGGACAAGTAGCCGGGCCAATTAAAATTGTGGAAATTGGCGCTAATATTGCCCAAAATGATACCGGTAGTTTGTTCTTTTTTGCGGCATTGATCAGTATTAACTTAGCAATTATCAACATTTTGCCTCTACCTGCTTTAGATGGCGGACAGTTGGCGTTTCTGTTGATTGAAGGTGTGCGCGGTAAACCCTTACCTAGCCGCATTCAAGAAAGTGTTATGCAAACTGGTTTGGTGCTACTGTTAGGACTAGGTATTTTTCTCATCGTCAAAGAAACTACCCAATTAACAATCCAGTTGGAGTGGGTACAAAAACTGTTCCAGTGA
- the serS gene encoding serine--tRNA ligase — MLDIKQIRENPQLVEERLNSRSGKYDIQAILQLDQKQRELEVTRNQLQARSNEVGKIVGQKIKSGTNPQSPEIQSLRDEGNAIKTQLSELEPQEKALKAEIEQLVLALPNLPSDSTPIGKSEEENVEVRRWGDEYIPQNENILPHWEIGEKLGILNVARAVKVAQSRFVNLIGAGAALERALIQFMLARQTEAGYVEVSPPILVNSESLTATGQLPKFAEESFKCADDDLWLIPTAEVPVTNLYRGEILTAEELPIYHCAYTPCFRREAGSYGRDMRGLIRLHQFNKVELVKFVHPSTSFDELEKLVGNAEAILQALKLPYRVINLCTGDLGFSSTKTYDLEVWLPSSGKYREISSCSNFVDFQARRADIRFKEAGKKGTQYLHTLNGSGLAVGRTMAAILENYQQADGTVRIPEVLQPYLGRELL, encoded by the coding sequence GTGCTGGATATTAAGCAAATAAGGGAAAATCCCCAACTAGTTGAAGAACGATTGAATAGTCGTAGTGGTAAATACGATATTCAAGCAATATTGCAGTTAGATCAAAAACAACGGGAACTGGAAGTTACGCGTAATCAACTCCAAGCCCGTAGCAACGAAGTTGGTAAAATAGTTGGGCAAAAGATTAAATCTGGAACCAATCCTCAGTCTCCAGAAATTCAATCTTTGCGGGATGAGGGGAACGCTATCAAAACTCAACTGAGCGAACTTGAACCGCAAGAAAAAGCCCTAAAAGCTGAAATTGAGCAACTAGTACTTGCACTCCCTAATTTGCCTAGCGACTCCACACCCATTGGCAAAAGTGAAGAAGAGAATGTAGAAGTCCGGCGTTGGGGTGATGAGTATATTCCGCAAAATGAGAATATTTTGCCTCACTGGGAAATTGGCGAAAAGCTCGGTATTCTGAATGTGGCGCGGGCTGTTAAAGTTGCCCAAAGTCGCTTTGTAAACTTAATAGGTGCTGGTGCAGCGCTGGAAAGGGCATTAATTCAATTTATGCTAGCGCGTCAGACTGAGGCTGGTTATGTAGAAGTCAGTCCGCCGATTTTGGTAAATAGTGAATCTCTGACAGCTACTGGTCAGTTACCTAAGTTTGCGGAAGAAAGCTTTAAATGTGCCGATGATGACTTGTGGTTAATTCCGACAGCAGAAGTCCCAGTTACTAACCTCTACCGGGGAGAAATTCTCACGGCGGAAGAATTGCCTATCTATCATTGCGCTTACACTCCCTGTTTTCGTCGGGAAGCTGGGAGTTATGGGCGAGATATGCGGGGATTAATTCGCCTGCATCAATTCAATAAAGTGGAATTGGTAAAATTTGTTCATCCCAGTACTTCTTTTGACGAACTAGAAAAACTGGTGGGAAATGCAGAAGCTATTTTACAGGCTTTGAAATTACCTTACCGAGTAATTAATTTATGCACTGGGGATTTGGGATTCTCTTCTACTAAAACCTACGATTTAGAGGTTTGGTTACCTTCTTCGGGCAAATATCGGGAGATTTCTAGCTGTTCCAATTTTGTTGACTTCCAAGCAAGACGGGCTGATATCCGCTTTAAAGAAGCAGGGAAGAAAGGTACTCAGTACTTGCATACCTTAAATGGTTCAGGCTTGGCTGTAGGAAGAACAATGGCAGCAATTTTGGAGAATTATCAACAAGCAGATGGGACGGTACGCATACCAGAAGTGCTGCAACCTTATTTAGGGCGTGAGTTGTTGTAG
- a CDS encoding DUF3611 family protein yields the protein MSQNPDATSSSNIRAIGQKFRLTGWISFWIQLVLGVVSGVILLLFAISSQRPGSSGNNAGAGFGIFLAICGLVSLGVGIYLAFRYTRLGAQLLSANANNRPRKSETIQVLRLGVMVSLVGILLTLLGAQAIVGTLAARAITQTQFLFSPQGNQPFISGLDMFVVQANTNTVMAHFGGLVASLWLLNRINKP from the coding sequence ATGTCACAAAATCCTGACGCAACATCGTCTTCTAATATTCGGGCAATTGGCCAAAAGTTCCGGCTGACAGGTTGGATTAGTTTTTGGATACAGTTAGTACTAGGTGTAGTTTCTGGTGTAATTCTGTTACTATTTGCCATTTCTAGCCAAAGGCCTGGTAGCTCAGGTAATAATGCCGGAGCAGGATTTGGTATCTTTTTGGCTATTTGTGGGTTAGTCTCCTTGGGTGTAGGCATTTATTTAGCTTTCCGTTATACCAGACTAGGCGCTCAACTACTATCGGCTAATGCCAATAATCGACCGCGTAAAAGCGAAACTATACAAGTTTTGCGCTTAGGGGTAATGGTGAGTTTAGTAGGAATATTATTAACTCTGTTGGGCGCACAGGCGATTGTGGGGACTTTAGCAGCCAGGGCAATTACCCAAACTCAATTTTTATTTTCTCCTCAAGGCAACCAACCATTTATCAGTGGCTTGGATATGTTTGTTGTCCAAGCTAATACAAACACAGTCATGGCTCACTTTGGCGGACTGGTAGCCTCACTTTGGCTGCTGAATCGGATTAATAAACCTTAA